Proteins found in one Gammaproteobacteria bacterium genomic segment:
- a CDS encoding TolC family protein, which produces MNIFAVQAIARDVIIATLSDGPQAREFVLLPTVKQEIRTIVGDEFNISFPASLAVDGDWTVEGIQSQLDTLLNNEQVDIILTMGIVGSHLAAHTENLKRPVVSPIVIDVALQQMPYDNNTSGKNNYVYMRFMESVSDDLTRFHSLVQFDHLGIMVDELPVKAIPGLTRTVDRAAKDFGFNITLIKGKENIREMAAQIPESVDAVMVAPLLRVNDDNIRELADYLIEKKLPTYSFLGQRELELGLMATVAGRADDEVIFARRIATNVYRILLGTPASELNVDFYESDRLSINMRTARAIGVSPRWVELEDAELLYDDVVTNAKVLALSEAMARSLEANVDLQASQVNIDISNNDIDIARSSLLPQLNANTSYETIDKDRANPQSFAENSGDVGVQASQTIYSDDQWANFTISKYLSSSTNLETKITMLDTLQSSATAYLNVLRTIALEQVQKSNVELTRDNLELAKSRVQIGESSRADVLRWKSQIARDRQSLLAAEADRLISESELYRVLHLPISEPIATSDESIQQVLSELNRSENRDLYDNPLAWEKFIVFQSEIAKENAPEVKRFDYLIKAQNRQVTADKRAYYVPDVSLTSSLTENVSRSGAGSDLNGTGIHDDQWSIGVQATLPIFTSGQLKSQLSKSRNTHRQLYLQQEAEKERVETRMRTALYNAAASHSSIRLAMDAAAAASENLELVTDSYSEGAVSITDLIDAQDAALAAQLQAADARYAFLINLVDVLRAESNFDLLLQQDGIKLWQQRVRATMQ; this is translated from the coding sequence GTGAATATTTTTGCAGTACAAGCTATAGCGCGTGATGTTATTATCGCCACGCTTTCGGACGGCCCGCAAGCCAGAGAGTTCGTTCTACTCCCCACCGTCAAGCAAGAAATCAGAACTATCGTTGGCGACGAATTTAATATTTCATTTCCCGCATCACTTGCTGTTGATGGTGACTGGACAGTAGAAGGAATTCAGTCACAACTAGATACATTATTAAATAACGAACAGGTCGATATTATTTTAACCATGGGGATTGTCGGTTCTCATCTTGCAGCGCATACCGAAAACTTAAAAAGGCCAGTTGTCTCGCCCATCGTGATTGATGTGGCATTGCAACAAATGCCTTACGACAATAATACCAGCGGTAAAAACAACTATGTCTATATGAGGTTTATGGAATCAGTATCTGACGATCTCACGCGATTTCATAGCCTGGTACAGTTTGATCATTTAGGAATAATGGTTGATGAATTGCCGGTTAAAGCAATTCCGGGCCTGACTCGCACAGTAGATCGAGCAGCGAAAGATTTTGGATTTAACATTACGTTAATTAAAGGTAAGGAAAACATTCGTGAAATGGCTGCACAAATACCTGAAAGTGTAGATGCCGTAATGGTAGCGCCATTGCTGCGAGTGAATGATGACAATATCAGAGAACTGGCTGATTATTTGATAGAGAAAAAACTACCTACCTATTCTTTTCTTGGCCAACGCGAATTAGAGCTAGGTTTAATGGCCACAGTCGCAGGTCGCGCAGATGATGAAGTGATATTTGCAAGGCGCATTGCTACCAATGTGTACCGTATTTTATTGGGTACGCCTGCATCAGAGTTAAATGTAGATTTTTATGAAAGTGATCGTCTCTCTATTAATATGAGAACAGCGCGTGCCATTGGTGTTTCACCGCGGTGGGTAGAGTTAGAAGATGCTGAGCTTTTATACGATGATGTTGTAACTAATGCCAAGGTTCTGGCCTTGTCAGAAGCGATGGCAAGATCACTAGAGGCAAATGTAGATTTGCAAGCAAGTCAGGTCAATATTGATATTTCAAATAATGATATTGATATTGCACGTTCAAGTTTATTGCCTCAATTAAATGCAAATACTTCATACGAAACAATTGATAAAGATCGGGCCAACCCTCAAAGCTTTGCTGAAAATTCCGGAGATGTTGGTGTACAGGCATCACAAACAATTTATTCAGATGATCAATGGGCAAATTTCACCATTTCCAAATACTTAAGTAGTAGTACAAATTTAGAAACAAAAATTACTATGCTTGATACCTTGCAATCTTCAGCAACTGCATATCTTAATGTATTGAGGACCATTGCGTTAGAGCAAGTGCAGAAATCAAACGTGGAATTAACTCGCGACAATTTAGAATTAGCTAAATCTAGAGTGCAGATTGGTGAATCATCTAGAGCAGATGTGCTGCGTTGGAAAAGTCAGATTGCCCGAGACCGGCAAAGTTTATTAGCGGCGGAAGCGGACCGGTTAATTTCTGAATCAGAGCTTTACCGCGTGCTGCATTTGCCTATATCTGAGCCGATAGCTACATCGGATGAATCTATACAACAAGTTCTATCTGAACTAAACCGCAGCGAAAATCGTGATTTATATGACAATCCATTAGCTTGGGAAAAGTTTATTGTCTTTCAGTCTGAAATCGCCAAAGAAAATGCTCCAGAAGTAAAACGCTTCGATTATTTAATCAAAGCGCAAAATAGACAGGTGACTGCGGATAAGCGGGCTTACTATGTGCCAGATGTGTCGCTCACCAGTTCACTAACAGAAAACGTCAGTCGAAGTGGTGCAGGCTCTGATTTAAATGGTACGGGTATTCATGATGATCAATGGAGTATCGGCGTTCAAGCAACGTTACCTATTTTCACTAGCGGTCAATTAAAGTCGCAATTGTCAAAGTCTCGAAATACTCATCGCCAATTATATTTGCAGCAGGAAGCTGAGAAAGAACGAGTTGAAACACGCATGCGTACCGCTTTGTATAATGCCGCCGCGTCACATTCATCTATTCGTCTGGCAATGGATGCCGCGGCAGCGGCTAGCGAAAACTTGGAGTTAGTGACGGATTCTTATTCAGAAGGAGCAGTATCAATTACCGATTTAATTGATGCGCAAGATGCTGCGCTCGCTGCACAGTTACAAGCGGCAGATGCAAGATACGCATTTTTAATTAATTTGGTGGATGTGCTTAGAGCGGAAAGCAATTTTGACTTATTGTTACAACAAGACGGTATAAAACTATGGCAGCAACGAGTGCGAGCAACCATGCAATGA
- a CDS encoding efflux RND transporter permease subunit, whose product MNITQFAISNNRVTIILVVILILFGISTYFALPKAQDPGFIIRAAQITTYFPGASPERVENLITDKIEKAVQEMPEIDFITSQSRTGISVITPNYKESYKNMRPIFDDLRRKVEDIESTLPQGIDGPHVNDDFGDVYGIIYGLMGDGFSYRELKDIADEIKDELLKVDDVAKVQLQGIQNEVVFVEYNNARLTELGLSPQQLNADLASLNIISSGGSIRVGPERVTLEPSGNFESVEDLKKTVIQLPNDGGIVYLEDIATVYRDYEDPATQRARVNGKPAIIISISMTEGGNIVDLGARLDDEIPYIEAQYPHGIALQKLFYQPDYVNRDVAKFMSNLGQAVAIIIAVLLVFLGLRTGLLVATMVPVVVVLTFVAMGLFNITINQVSLAALIIALGLLVDNAIVVAEGVLVRLEKGENVVSAAIAVCNELKLPLLISSLTTAAAFLPIFLAESTVGEYTADIFKVVTIALMISWVLAMTFLPLMTTLFLRVKKDGGSNEAKESVLDRRYDSLLRLSLNNRIIFLALVVVLFVVAIKGLGLVPKVFMPPKTDSIINAQFNMPRGTDIEETATVVADIEQYFRDNHVVTPKSGEAGIHSWVSFIGLGAPRYVLTVNPDPRDARLAQLIINTNSYLDIPDVIEQTQNYLRVKYPDLEVKMKKLENGSPIDYPIEVRVMGSDIGKLYSITSTIKNKLIDTPGVADVVDDWGLQTKKLLVTVDQSRARRAGVTSEDVAVSLQAGLSGIELTEFREQDELIPITMRSVSADREDIAKLDGMTIYSKTSGSSVPLKQVADVTIEWQPPIVYRRDRVRTITIGVQLVPGITATEINKTLSPYLLEESNSWPRGFTYEEGGESETSGDANAAIAAKLPLAGMLILLLLVGQFNSLRKTTIILTTIPLGMIGVTVGLIVANSIFGFMTILGVISLAGIIINNAIVLIDRIQLEIEEEGKEMHFAIIDAAKQRMRPILVTTATTIGGMLPLWISHDPMFETLAIAVIFGLAFATVITLLFVPVLYSILYRVKHKY is encoded by the coding sequence ATGAATATTACCCAATTCGCGATTAGCAATAATCGGGTCACGATTATTTTAGTTGTGATACTAATTCTATTTGGCATTTCCACCTACTTTGCATTACCTAAAGCGCAAGATCCCGGTTTTATCATTCGTGCAGCCCAAATCACTACTTACTTTCCTGGTGCCAGTCCAGAACGAGTAGAGAATTTAATCACTGATAAGATTGAAAAAGCTGTTCAGGAGATGCCGGAGATTGATTTTATAACAAGTCAATCGCGTACTGGCATTTCTGTTATTACGCCAAACTACAAAGAAAGCTATAAAAACATGCGGCCGATCTTTGATGATCTTCGTCGTAAAGTGGAAGATATTGAAAGCACGCTGCCGCAAGGTATTGATGGTCCTCATGTGAATGATGACTTTGGTGATGTTTATGGAATTATTTATGGCTTAATGGGAGATGGTTTTAGTTACCGCGAACTGAAAGACATTGCCGATGAAATTAAAGACGAATTATTAAAAGTTGATGATGTCGCGAAAGTGCAACTTCAAGGCATTCAAAATGAAGTCGTGTTTGTTGAATACAATAATGCACGTTTAACCGAGTTAGGTTTGTCGCCACAGCAACTCAATGCTGATCTAGCCTCGCTCAATATAATTTCATCAGGTGGAAGCATTCGTGTTGGCCCAGAACGAGTAACACTGGAACCTTCCGGTAACTTTGAAAGCGTCGAAGACTTGAAGAAAACTGTCATACAGTTACCTAATGATGGCGGTATTGTTTATCTGGAAGATATCGCAACTGTATATAGGGATTATGAAGATCCCGCCACTCAACGTGCACGCGTAAATGGCAAACCGGCAATTATTATTTCTATTTCAATGACAGAAGGCGGCAACATTGTAGATCTTGGCGCGCGCCTGGATGATGAAATCCCATATATTGAGGCGCAATATCCTCACGGCATTGCACTGCAAAAATTATTTTACCAGCCAGATTACGTGAATAGAGACGTTGCTAAGTTTATGAGTAATTTAGGCCAGGCCGTCGCTATTATTATTGCTGTCTTATTAGTGTTTTTAGGTTTGCGCACAGGTTTATTAGTGGCCACTATGGTGCCAGTCGTTGTAGTGCTTACTTTTGTGGCGATGGGATTATTTAATATCACTATTAATCAGGTTTCTTTGGCTGCATTGATAATTGCATTGGGGTTATTAGTGGATAATGCCATTGTGGTTGCGGAAGGTGTGTTGGTCCGTTTGGAGAAGGGTGAAAATGTTGTAAGTGCTGCAATCGCTGTATGCAATGAATTAAAGTTACCGCTATTAATTTCCTCTCTAACGACTGCTGCAGCCTTTTTGCCAATCTTTTTAGCTGAGTCTACTGTTGGCGAATATACTGCAGACATTTTCAAAGTAGTTACCATTGCGTTAATGATTTCCTGGGTGCTGGCTATGACTTTCTTGCCCTTAATGACGACTTTGTTTTTAAGAGTTAAAAAAGACGGTGGCAGCAATGAAGCTAAAGAAAGTGTATTGGACAGGCGTTATGATTCTTTATTACGGCTGTCATTAAACAACCGTATTATTTTCTTGGCTTTGGTTGTAGTGTTATTTGTTGTGGCTATAAAAGGACTAGGTTTAGTGCCTAAAGTGTTTATGCCGCCAAAAACTGATTCCATTATTAATGCGCAATTTAACATGCCGCGTGGCACAGACATCGAAGAAACTGCGACTGTCGTCGCTGATATAGAACAGTACTTTCGGGATAACCATGTCGTTACACCAAAGTCTGGTGAAGCCGGTATTCATAGTTGGGTGTCATTTATTGGATTAGGCGCACCTCGTTATGTATTAACAGTAAATCCAGATCCGCGTGATGCGCGTTTAGCTCAACTCATAATTAATACTAATAGTTATTTAGATATCCCTGATGTGATCGAACAGACGCAAAATTACTTGCGAGTAAAATATCCTGATCTCGAAGTAAAAATGAAAAAACTTGAAAATGGTTCACCAATTGATTACCCCATTGAAGTGCGTGTGATGGGCAGTGATATTGGAAAACTGTATTCGATCACAAGCACCATTAAAAACAAGTTGATCGACACTCCTGGTGTAGCAGACGTTGTTGATGATTGGGGATTACAAACTAAAAAACTATTGGTCACAGTCGATCAGAGTCGTGCAAGAAGAGCAGGTGTCACGAGTGAAGACGTCGCAGTGTCATTGCAAGCTGGTTTGTCAGGTATCGAGCTGACTGAGTTCAGAGAGCAAGATGAATTAATTCCTATCACAATGCGCTCAGTATCTGCAGATAGAGAAGATATAGCTAAGCTGGACGGCATGACTATTTACTCTAAAACAAGTGGCAGTTCTGTACCATTAAAGCAAGTAGCAGACGTTACTATAGAATGGCAACCACCCATTGTTTATCGTAGAGACAGAGTTAGAACAATCACAATTGGTGTACAGTTGGTGCCGGGTATTACCGCGACAGAAATTAATAAAACCCTGTCACCATATTTATTAGAGGAATCAAATAGCTGGCCACGTGGATTTACTTATGAGGAGGGCGGTGAATCAGAAACTTCTGGTGATGCTAATGCTGCCATTGCTGCCAAACTTCCATTAGCAGGAATGTTGATTCTCTTGTTGCTGGTTGGTCAATTTAACAGTTTGCGAAAAACAACCATCATACTTACCACCATACCATTAGGCATGATAGGCGTGACAGTAGGATTAATTGTTGCAAATTCGATCTTTGGATTTATGACAATCCTTGGGGTGATATCACTGGCAGGTATAATTATTAATAATGCCATTGTGCTCATAGACCGTATTCAATTGGAGATTGAAGAAGAAGGCAAAGAAATGCATTTTGCAATCATCGATGCCGCCAAACAACGCATGCGACCAATATTAGTTACCACTGCAACCACCATCGGCGGCATGCTGCCATTATGGATTTCTCATGACCCGATGTTTGAGACCCTAGCTATTGCTGTGATCTTTGGTCTGGCCTTTGCTACCGTCATAACACTGCTATTTGTACCAGTGCTGTATTCAATTTTGTATCGAGTGAAGCACAAATATTGA
- a CDS encoding efflux RND transporter periplasmic adaptor subunit encodes MAATSASNHAMKKFILPLCAAVILSGCDKQEEVIEIPLRSVKHQAITYSSDKLVKTFSGVTKAELEANLSFRVSGRVDKIPVSVGDNLKKGQLVARLDNNDYSVLYEQAKAELASAKASLRSAESEYNRTIGLYEKRNASKSQLDTTRASSESAKAQVKANTQQVEAARLQLSYANLYSPQECIVSSKPVKENENVSSGQVVVSVNCGKKVEVIVDVPESYIDQVKEDQKVNVALTAVDSVGYTGRVTEISSGSSDQASAFPVTITLDGEHEGLRAGLAAEVEFTQSNGDEENYFILPVTAVAHDEQGDFTFILTPGDNDKQAIVKKTYVEVKEIVQQGVRVTSGLSNGDNVVTAGITVIRDGMTVKVE; translated from the coding sequence ATGGCAGCAACGAGTGCGAGCAACCATGCAATGAAAAAATTTATCTTACCATTATGTGCTGCAGTAATTTTATCAGGCTGCGACAAGCAAGAAGAAGTAATCGAAATACCTCTTCGTTCTGTTAAGCATCAAGCCATTACGTATAGTTCGGATAAGTTAGTCAAAACTTTCAGTGGTGTCACTAAAGCTGAACTCGAAGCAAATTTAAGTTTTCGTGTATCAGGACGCGTTGATAAAATTCCTGTGAGTGTTGGTGATAACTTAAAGAAAGGCCAGCTGGTTGCGCGTTTAGATAACAATGATTACTCAGTCTTATATGAGCAAGCCAAAGCAGAGTTGGCTTCTGCGAAAGCGTCATTGCGCAGCGCGGAATCTGAATATAATCGTACTATCGGCCTATATGAAAAACGTAATGCATCAAAAAGCCAGTTAGATACCACGCGTGCTTCATCCGAATCTGCAAAAGCGCAAGTCAAGGCGAATACTCAACAAGTCGAAGCGGCACGCTTGCAATTAAGTTATGCAAATCTGTATTCACCGCAAGAATGTATCGTGTCATCCAAACCGGTGAAAGAAAATGAAAACGTGTCTTCTGGTCAAGTCGTAGTGAGTGTTAACTGTGGCAAGAAAGTTGAAGTGATTGTGGACGTGCCAGAATCATACATTGATCAAGTAAAAGAAGATCAAAAGGTAAATGTAGCGTTGACAGCAGTTGATAGCGTTGGTTATACGGGCCGTGTGACTGAAATCAGTAGTGGTAGCAGTGATCAAGCATCTGCGTTTCCAGTGACAATAACATTGGATGGTGAACACGAAGGTTTGCGTGCCGGGTTAGCTGCCGAAGTAGAATTTACTCAAAGCAATGGTGATGAAGAGAACTATTTTATTCTTCCTGTAACAGCCGTCGCTCATGATGAGCAAGGCGACTTCACATTTATTTTAACGCCTGGTGATAATGACAAACAAGCAATTGTCAAAAAGACCTATGTCGAAGTTAAAGAGATTGTTCAACAAGGCGTACGAGTTACTAGCGGGTTGAGTAATGGAGATAATGTCGTTACTGCCGGTATTACAGTCATACGTGATGGTATGACAGTTAAAGTAGAATAG